The genomic window GCGAAGTCCGCGAAGGCGGTCTTGCGGTCGGTGGTGGCCGGGTTGGCGTAGGTCAGGCCCGGGTCGACCAGGTTGGTCTTGAGCCAGGAGAAGGTGTCGATGTTCGCCTGGCTGTTGAGCGCGTACTTGCCGGAGGCGTCGGTGGGGCCGCCACCGTTGCCGAGCTCCCAGATCATGCTCTCCGCCTGCGCCTCCTCCGGGCCCAGCGGCAGCGCGTACGGGGTCACGCCGGGGACCTTGGCCTTGATCTGGGCGGCGTCGGCGGCGACGTCGGCCCAGGTCTGCGGCGGGGCGGCGATGCCGGCCTGGGCGAAGATCGTCTTGTTGTAGAAGAACGCGCGGGCCGAGGAGACGAACGGGATGCCGTACTGGGTGCCGCTCACCTCGCCGGCCTTGGCGAAGGAGGGGATGATGTTGGACTGGGTGCTCGGCGAGAGCACCGAGGAGGCCGGGTAGAGCAGGTTGTCGGCGACCTTGTCCGCGTAGCCGCCGGTCTGCAGGACGTCCGGGTAGTTGCCGCTCTGGATCATCGTCTTGACCTGCGCGTCGATGTCGTTCCAGTTGATCACCTGGACGTCGACCTTGATGTTCGGGTTGCTCGCCTCGAAGCTCTTGGCCACGTCGTTCCAGTACAGCGAGGAGCTGTTGGACGCCTTGTCGCCGTAGTCCGCGGCCACCAGCTTGATGGTCACCGGACCACTGGCGGAACCACCGGAGCTGCCGCCGCTGCTGCCGCACGCGGCGAGGGCCAGGACACCGACGGTGCACAGGGCCGAGAGGTGGAGAACGTTCTTCTTCAACGTGGTTACCGCCTTGGACGCATGGACTGCCTGGGGCGAGGTCCGTCATAGGGATGGGGGGAGCCGGCGCCTCCGCAGTGGGAGGTCGTCGGGGCATGGCAGGTCGAGCGGGCGGCGCTGGCAGCGCCGGGGACGTACGGGGGTGCCGGCCGGACGGTCTCGCGTCGGCCGCGACGGGGGCCCGACCGCGTTGCGGGTGGCTGCGGTCCGGGTGAACGGGGCACGGCGGCCCCGCACCATCAGATTGCCCGGAGTTCGGATGCAGGTCTACACCAGTTATCGATTCGTGCGAGTCCGTTGCACAGCGCGCAACGACGGAAACGGAATCGCCGCCGGAAGCCGGCAAAGGTCCGGACCAAGTCCCCTGTGGCGGCCCGGCGCAGGGGTGCTGACGGCCCGCGGGGGCGAACTGGTTCACCGTCGGGTGGACCAATCGGCGCGGCGCCTCCGAGCGGGGCGGCTGATCGCGTGTCACGGTGACTTGTCGTCACTTCGGCGGTCCGGGCGGCGCGGGCACGCGGGGGGCGGCGGGCGCTCGGGGCCGCAGGCGCTCGGGGCCGCAGGCGCTCGGGGCCGCAGGCGCTCGGGGCGGCGGGGACGCGGTCGGCCCCCGGGTGCTCGTGGCACGTCCGGGGGCCGACAGGGGTGGTACGCGGGGCGCAGGTCGCGCTGGGGGTGCTGGGGGTGCTGGTCGCGCTGGGGGTGCTACTGCACCGTGAGGGTGCCCAACATGAACGGGTGGATCGTGCAGTCGTACGGGTAGCTGCCCGCGGCGGTGGGGGCGGTGATCGTCGCCGACTTACCGGGCTGGAGGGTGCCGGTGTCGAAGGTGGCCTTGCCGCCCGTGGCGGTCAGGGTGTGCGCGGTGGAGTCCTGGTTGGTGACGGTGATCGTGGCGCCGGGCGCGACGGTGAGGGCGGCCGGGCTGAAGGCGAAGTTCTTGATGGTGACCGTCAACGCCGCCGTGCTCGACGCCGTGCCGGACGCCGAGGCGGACTCCGAGGCTGACTCCGAGGCTGACGCGGAGGCCGTGGCGCTGGGGGCGCCGGTGGTCGGCGCGGCACTGGTCGGCGCGGTGGAACCGGCCGCCGATCCCCCGCCACTGCTGGAGCAGCCCGCCAGGCTGAGCAGCGCGAGGACGGCGCCGGCCGCCACAGTGGCCCGCCGGGGCCGGCGGAGGGTGTGGAACATCGGGGTGGCCTTTCAGGGGGACAGCCCCGGCAGGGCCGCGCCGGGCGGCCCGAGGGGGCCGGTCCCGACGCCGGCTCCGCCGGGGTGCTGCGTGGACGCTTCGAGGGTGGGTCAGACGGTCAGCAGGCTGGGGCTGGCGGCCTTGTCCGTGGGCAGGAACGCGTCCGGGACGGGGTACTGGCCGAGCACGTAGTTGAGGATCGCCGCGTGCATGGCCTCCACCGGGGCGATGGTGGCGGCGGTGGCGATCCCACCCGGGCTGGTGACGCTGTAGGTCGCCACCAGGTAGGTCTGCGCGGCCTGGTCCTCCAGCTGCAGGGCCAGCTTGGCCACCGTGGTCACATCGGTCGCGGCGGCCAGCGCGGACGTGACCTGGGCCTGGTTGGAGAGCGGCACACCGGTGATGGCCGGCTTGCCGGCCCCGGTCAGCACCGCGTTCCAGGCCTTCGCGTGGTCGGCGTGCTGGGCCATCGCGGTGGTGACGAAGTTCGCCACCGCCGGCGGCACGGTGCCGAGCTTGCCGGCCTTCGCCGCGTCCAGGGTGGCCTGGTAGGCCCCCACCGCCTGGTTCTCCAGCGCGGTGGCCAGCGCGACGAGCTGCAGGTCGCCGGTGTACTGGCCCGACGCGGAGCCCGAGGCCATCGCGGCGGCGCCGGTGACGCCTGCGCCTGCCCCGCCGGGAGCCGACGGGGCCCCGGCCGCACCGGACTTGCCGCCGCTGGAGCAGGCCGCCAGCGCCAGCGCCGCCGCCGCGCCACCGGCGCCCAGCAGGAAGCCGCGGCGCCCCGGGTGCGCCGGCCGCTCGCCGCCGCGGGAGCGGATCTCCTCGGCCAGCTCCAGCCCGGCGGCCCGCATCACGGGCAGCGTCTCCTCGTGCGCCGCGGTCATCTCCCTGGTGAGGGAGGACAGTTCACGCTCACTGATCGGCAGCTCCCAGCCGCCCTTCGACGCGGTCACTGCTCGGCCCCTTCGCTGATCGGCGAGGCGTTCTTGGTCGGGTAGAACGTGTCCGGGATGCCCACGCTGCCGGCGACCGCCGGGAGCTTGCCCGGGTCCACCGGGATGGTGACGAGATTGGCCGCGTTGGCCGCGAGCAGGGCCTGGACCGCCAGCAGCACCGAGCGGTGCTGCGCCTCCACCGGCGCCACCGAGGCGAAGAGCTGGCGCAGCTGCGCGTCGCTCACCTGGCTGACGTTCGCGGTGTAGGTCTGGGCCGCCACGTCCTCCAGGGTGAGCGCCAGCGCGACCACGTCCGCCGGGGTCTTGATGGTGGGCAGCGCCTGGTCGACGATCGCCTTGTACTTCGGGTCGGGGTTGTTCTGCGGCTGACCGCCGGACTGCACGGCGGCGGCGTTGAACGCCTTCAGGTGCGCCTGGTGCTGGGTGGTGGTGGTCGTGATGAAGGTCTGCACCGTCTTGTTGCCGTTCTGGATGAACGGCAGCCCGGCCGCGGTCTGGTAGACGCTCACGGCCAGGGTCTCGATCGACGCCGCGGTCTGCAGCGCCATGATGTCGTTCGCCGTCGACGGCGACTCGGAACCGGAGGCCGACGCCGAGCCGGACGCCGAGCCGGAACTGGACGCCGAGGCGGAGCCCGACGCGGAGGCCGAACCCGAGGCGGAGCCCGACGCCGAGGCGGTGCCCGAGGCGGAGCCCGACGCCGAGGCGGAGGCCGAGGGGCTGCCGGAGGCCGCCCACGCCCGCGAACTCCCCAGCAACGTGGCCATGCCCGCCATGCCCGCCATGCCCGCCAGCGCGCCACCGCGCCGCCACCAGCGCGCCTGCGGCTCGACGCTCTCCGCGTAGTCCGCCAGCGCCGCGTGCGTGATCCGCATCGCGTCGCTGTTCAGGTCCTGCGACTGCTCGGTCAGTTCTTCGAGCAATCGGGTGTCGATGTGCTCTCGGCCCATCGCTCCCCATCTCTTCAGGCGCCCGCTCGATCACGGGCTCGTCTGGGCAACCTTGGGGCTCCAGGGCACGACCGGGCTGCCAACATGACCCTCGCGCCGTAGGAGTTCACCCGCACGAGTGGCCGATTGCCGCTGCCAGAACGGCAGATGGCGCACCGCGGGACGCCCTCAGGCGGCGCCCGGCGGTCATAGTGTGACCGTATGACAGCGATGAACGGCGCGACACCGGACGAGCCGGCGCCCGACGAGACCCCGCCCACCAGGCCCGCACCGCGCGAGCCGCTGGCCGGCGGGATGGCGAACGCGGGCGGGGTCTTCCGTCGGGGCTCACTGGTGCACCGGCCGGCATCGCCAAACGCCGCGGGCCTGTCCGACGCGAATTGTCAGACACGGCCTAGTCCCGTCCTTCGTCGCCCGGCGGGTGGCCGGGGGCGACGTGGTCTACCGCGAGTCGACCGCCGCGCGCGGCGCGCGGCGCCGTCACGGGGCCGTGGGCGCGAACGGCGCGATCGGGTTCACCAGGTCGCCGACCAGCTGCAGCGCCGCCGAGGGGTCGGCCAGGTCCACCATCTGCCGGTTGTCGCGCAGTTGCAGCCGGTTCAGGCAGGAGAGCGGGAAGCGCTCGGCGAAGGGGTCGAAGCGCTCGAACTTCTCGGCCAGCTGCGGCACCCGGGCCCGGTAGTCGATGACGCACCGCGCCACCGTGCGCCAGAAGTCGTCCTGCGCCAGGGCACCGGCCTCGTCCAGGGTGGCGGCCAGGTAGCGGAAGAAGCAGTCGAAGACGTCGGTGAAGATCGACAGCAGCTTCATCCGGTCCGGGACGTCGGCCCGCACCCGCTGGACCAGCGGCGGCAACGCGGCCTGCGGGTCCATCACCACGATCTCCTCGGCGATGTCCTTGAAGATCGCGCGCCGCACGGTCCCCGCCTCGTCCAGCACCAGGATGACGTTCTCGCCGTGCGGCATGAAGGCCAGGTCGTAGGCGTAGAAGCTGTGCAGCAGCGGGGTGAGGTAGGCGTCCAGGTAGCGGCGCAGCCACTCGGTGGGGGCCAGCCCGGAGCGCTCGATCAGCGCGGCGGCCAGCGACTGCCCGGCCCGGTCGGTGTGCAGCAGCGCGGCCATGGTGGCCAGCCGCTCGCCGGGCGCCAGCGAGGGCACCGGGCTCTCCCGCCAGAGCGCGGCCAGCATCTTGCGGTAGGGCGAGTACCGGTCGGTGGCGGCCTCGTACTGCCGGTGGCGGTAGCCGATCGCGGCGTGCTCGCGGATGATCGAGAGCCCGGTGCCGCGCAGCAGCGGGTCGCCGGCGATCAACCGGGCCAGCCAGTCGTTGATCGCGGGGGTGGCCTCCATGTAGGCGGCGGAGAGGCCGCGCATGAAGCCCATGTTGAGCACCGAGATGGCGGTCTTGACGTAGTGCTTGGCCGGATCGCTGGTGTTGAAGAAGGTCCGGATCGACTGCTGCGCCAGGTAGGAGTCCGCGCCCTCGCCGAGGAGGACCAGGCGGCGCTCGGCCAGTTCACCGGCGAAGGTGACCGAGAGCTTGTTGAACCACTGCCAGGGGTGCACCGGGAAGAGGTGGTAGTCGGCCGGGTCCAGGCCCAGGTCGGCCAGCGCGGCGTCGAACCGGGCCCGCTCGGCCGCGCTCAGCTCCTGCTCGATCAGGCGCTGGTAGTCCACGTCGGCGCAGCTGGTGAAGGTCGAGTGGGCGCGCTGCGCGGCCAGCCAGACCAGGTGGACCGGGCTGGCCGCCTCGGGCGCGTAGCAGTGGTACTCGTCGCCGCCGAAGCCGATCCGGCCGTTGTTGGCGACGAAGCCGGGGTGGCCCTCCGTCATGCCGGTCTCGATCGCCTGGAAGTCGGCCTTGGCCAGCTCGGTGGCGCTGACCTCGGGCTTGTCCAGTTTGTAGGCGCTGCCGGCCAGGGTGGAGCTGATCTCCTCCAGGTAGACCGGCAGCACCTGCTCGGACAGGCCCAGCGTCTGCCGCAGTTCGAGGACGAAGTCAACGGCGTCCAGCGGGAGTTCGCGCCCGTCGCGGTACCGGGTGATGGAGTCGGCGGGGATCTGCCAGTGGTCCAGGCGCAGCAGCCGGGCGGTGAAGCGGTACTCCACGGCGCCGTCGTCGCCGCGCACCGCGTAGTTGTCGGAACCGAGCGACTCGGGTGTCAGCAGCCGCTCGTGGGCGAACTCGGCGAGCGCCTTGCGGACCAGCAGCCGGTTGGCCGCGGCCCAGGTGTCGGGCCTCAGGTGGGCGACGGGGTTCACGCGGCGGCTCCTCGGGTGGCGGCGGCGAACTGCTCGCGGGTGCAGAAGCTGAGCAGGGCCTCCTTCTCGGGCTTGCTGATCGGGCCGACCGGCTCGAAGCCGACGGCGGCGTTCAGCGCGTGCACGGCGGTGTTGCGGACGTCCGGCTCGACCACCACCCGGCGCACGGCCGGGTCGTCCAGCAGGAAGGCCATCACGGTGGTGATCACCACCCGGGTGAAGCCGTGCACGGGGGCGTCGGTGGGCGCGCAGAGGAAGTGCATGCCGATGTCGCCCGGCTCGGGCGGGTAGAGGCCGACCAGCTCGACGTGCGCCGGGTCGTAGCGCTCCACCAGGAAGGCCGGCTGCCCCTCCGCCAGGCCGATGAAGGCGTCGTGGTGCGGGTGTTCGAGGATCGCCCGGTACTCGGCGGCCACCTCGACCACCGAGCGGCCCTGCATCATCCAGAACGGCGCCTTGGGGTGGGTGACCCAGGAGTGCAGCAGTTCGGCGTCCTCGGCCAGGTCGAGCGGGCGAACGGCGAACTGCCCCAGGCGCGGGTCGGTGCGGGAGAACAGGACGGTGCTGCGGTGCTGCGGGGTGCTCATGGGGGTGCTCATGGGGGTGCTCGTCGGGGTGCTCATGCGGAGGCTCTCGTGTTGCTCGGCGCTGGGGTGGGGCTCGGGCGGCACGGGGTCGGTCACGGGGTCGGTCACGCGGCCGGTCACGGGGTCGGTCACGCGGTCGGTCACGCGACGACGCCCTCCGGCGCGCCGAACTCCTGGAAGGCGATGGCCTTCTCGATCGGGTAGACCTCGCGGCCGGTCAGCTCGCGGATGATCCAGGCATTGCGGTAGGGGCCCATACCGAGGTCGGGCGAGGTGATGCTGTGGGTGTGGGTGCCGCCGTTCTGCAGGAAGATGCCGCGCCCGGTGCTGTCGATGCTGTAGTTGCGGGCCAGGTCGAAGCGGCCGTGGCCGTCCCGGCGGATCCGGTCCAGCACCGGCGCCAGGAAGTCCGGCGTGCGGTACCGGTAGCCGGTGGCGAGCACCAGGCCCTCGGTGCGCAGCTCGAAGTCGCGCTGCTGCTCGGCGTGGTGCAGCCCGAGTGTGTAGCCGCCCGCCGTCTCGTCCCAGCGAGCCGTACTCAGCGCGGAGTTGGTGAACAGTCGGGTCGACACCTGGCCCTTGACGCTCTGCTGGTACAGCAGGTCGTAGATGCTGTTGACCAGGTCCGCGTCGATGCCCTTGAAGAGGCCCTTCTGCTGCGCCTCCAGCCGGTAGCGGGTCTCCTCGGGCAGCGCGTGGAAGTAGTCGACGTACTCCGGCGAGGTCATCTCCAGGGTGAGCTTGGTGTACTCCAGCGGGAAGAAGCGCGGCGAGCGGGTGACCCAGTTGAGCCGGTAGCCGTGTGCCGGGGCGTCGGCCAGCAGGTCGTAGTAGATCTCGGCCGCGCTCTGGCCGCTGCCGACCACGGTGACGCTCTGCTTGGCCTGCAGGCGCGCCTTGCTCTCCAGGTAGCCGGAGTTGTGCACCAGGTCGCCGCCC from Kitasatospora sp. NBC_01287 includes these protein-coding regions:
- a CDS encoding extracellular solute-binding protein; translated protein: MKKNVLHLSALCTVGVLALAACGSSGGSSGGSASGPVTIKLVAADYGDKASNSSSLYWNDVAKSFEASNPNIKVDVQVINWNDIDAQVKTMIQSGNYPDVLQTGGYADKVADNLLYPASSVLSPSTQSNIIPSFAKAGEVSGTQYGIPFVSSARAFFYNKTIFAQAGIAAPPQTWADVAADAAQIKAKVPGVTPYALPLGPEEAQAESMIWELGNGGGPTDASGKYALNSQANIDTFSWLKTNLVDPGLTYANPATTDRKTAFADFAAGKAGMLNGHPSLIQMSTDGKVDYGVAPIPGKTGPLKSTLGVADWMMAFKKNGHQDQIKKFLDFAYSKENTLKFDETYNLMPVTQDTLTDMTNSGKHADLAPFFALLPNAEFYPLGNTTWDTVSAAIKKSGGTAVTGDPAKVLGDLQKQAQDAASNN
- a CDS encoding cupredoxin domain-containing protein yields the protein MFHTLRRPRRATVAAGAVLALLSLAGCSSSGGGSAAGSTAPTSAAPTTGAPSATASASASESASESASASGTASSTAALTVTIKNFAFSPAALTVAPGATITVTNQDSTAHTLTATGGKATFDTGTLQPGKSATITAPTAAGSYPYDCTIHPFMLGTLTVQ
- a CDS encoding ferritin-like domain-containing protein, with the protein product MTASKGGWELPISERELSSLTREMTAAHEETLPVMRAAGLELAEEIRSRGGERPAHPGRRGFLLGAGGAAAALALAACSSGGKSGAAGAPSAPGGAGAGVTGAAAMASGSASGQYTGDLQLVALATALENQAVGAYQATLDAAKAGKLGTVPPAVANFVTTAMAQHADHAKAWNAVLTGAGKPAITGVPLSNQAQVTSALAAATDVTTVAKLALQLEDQAAQTYLVATYSVTSPGGIATAATIAPVEAMHAAILNYVLGQYPVPDAFLPTDKAASPSLLTV
- a CDS encoding ferritin-like domain-containing protein, with amino-acid sequence MALQTAASIETLAVSVYQTAAGLPFIQNGNKTVQTFITTTTTQHQAHLKAFNAAAVQSGGQPQNNPDPKYKAIVDQALPTIKTPADVVALALTLEDVAAQTYTANVSQVSDAQLRQLFASVAPVEAQHRSVLLAVQALLAANAANLVTIPVDPGKLPAVAGSVGIPDTFYPTKNASPISEGAEQ
- a CDS encoding IucA/IucC family siderophore biosynthesis protein — encoded protein: MNPVAHLRPDTWAAANRLLVRKALAEFAHERLLTPESLGSDNYAVRGDDGAVEYRFTARLLRLDHWQIPADSITRYRDGRELPLDAVDFVLELRQTLGLSEQVLPVYLEEISSTLAGSAYKLDKPEVSATELAKADFQAIETGMTEGHPGFVANNGRIGFGGDEYHCYAPEAASPVHLVWLAAQRAHSTFTSCADVDYQRLIEQELSAAERARFDAALADLGLDPADYHLFPVHPWQWFNKLSVTFAGELAERRLVLLGEGADSYLAQQSIRTFFNTSDPAKHYVKTAISVLNMGFMRGLSAAYMEATPAINDWLARLIAGDPLLRGTGLSIIREHAAIGYRHRQYEAATDRYSPYRKMLAALWRESPVPSLAPGERLATMAALLHTDRAGQSLAAALIERSGLAPTEWLRRYLDAYLTPLLHSFYAYDLAFMPHGENVILVLDEAGTVRRAIFKDIAEEIVVMDPQAALPPLVQRVRADVPDRMKLLSIFTDVFDCFFRYLAATLDEAGALAQDDFWRTVARCVIDYRARVPQLAEKFERFDPFAERFPLSCLNRLQLRDNRQMVDLADPSAALQLVGDLVNPIAPFAPTAP
- a CDS encoding GNAT family N-acetyltransferase yields the protein MSTPQHRSTVLFSRTDPRLGQFAVRPLDLAEDAELLHSWVTHPKAPFWMMQGRSVVEVAAEYRAILEHPHHDAFIGLAEGQPAFLVERYDPAHVELVGLYPPEPGDIGMHFLCAPTDAPVHGFTRVVITTVMAFLLDDPAVRRVVVEPDVRNTAVHALNAAVGFEPVGPISKPEKEALLSFCTREQFAAATRGAAA
- a CDS encoding lysine N(6)-hydroxylase/L-ornithine N(5)-oxygenase family protein, yielding MSTHDFIAIGLGPYNLGLACLTAPIEELDGLFLESKPEFDWHPGMLLDFATLQTPFMADLVTLADPTSPYSFLNYLKESGRLYPFYIRESFYPVRGEYNEYCRWAAGKLGSIRFGHQVRLVEYDEGDALYTVTATVGGETVRHRARHLVLGTGTPPHLPEACRGLGGDLVHNSGYLESKARLQAKQSVTVVGSGQSAAEIYYDLLADAPAHGYRLNWVTRSPRFFPLEYTKLTLEMTSPEYVDYFHALPEETRYRLEAQQKGLFKGIDADLVNSIYDLLYQQSVKGQVSTRLFTNSALSTARWDETAGGYTLGLHHAEQQRDFELRTEGLVLATGYRYRTPDFLAPVLDRIRRDGHGRFDLARNYSIDSTGRGIFLQNGGTHTHSITSPDLGMGPYRNAWIIRELTGREVYPIEKAIAFQEFGAPEGVVA